Sequence from the Pyrobaculum neutrophilum V24Sta genome:
TACGGCTGATAGGCGATGACGAGGCCGGGCGCCGGCGCTATGAAGATAAGGGGCACGGCCTCCGCAAAGAAGAGGAAAATCGGGGTCGCGGCGAAGAGAAGCCTGTTGGTGTGGGCCGGCAGAACCAGCTCCGAGAAGACGAGCTTAACCAGATCGGCGATCGGCTGGAGGAAGCCCCCAACGCTCTTGGACACATAGAGAGGCCCGTAGCGCCACTGGATCCTCGCTACTAGCTTTCTCTCCAGCCAGATGGCCACCACTAAAAAGCCGAAGACGCCTAGTACCCCTGGAAACACCACTGCCGCCAGTATGTCCATCGGGATGGACATGTGCCTAGATCGGGAGTGGTTAAAATCTTTGTATTCTTGATATAGGCGTATACCCTTTCTACGTCTACAGAAAACTTAATTTTATATAAGTGACTTTGTGCCGGCAAGAGGGGCAACGTCGTCGGGGTCCATCTCGGCAGGTTTACGGTATACGTTCAGATCGGTCCAGACTATCTCCGTGTTGTTCACGTACTTGAGGGATCCTGTTGGACATGCGTCGACGCAGTAGCCGCAGAGGATGCAACGGCCCCAGTCGATGCCGGGGTACCTCCTCCCATCTGCCTCAAGGTGGAACTTTATGGCCTTGGCGGGGCAGACCGCTTCGCACAGCTGGCAACTTATGCACTTTCCCCGGTCGTTCACTATGAAGCCTCTCATCCTGTCGCCGTAGTCTCTCCTCTCCTCCGGCCACCTAACCGTGATGGGGCGTTGGAAGACGTACTTCAGCGCAACCCCAAACATCTTTAGGTGGGCAATCATTTCCGCTCGGTGAGGCAGGGAAGAGATGGGTCGACGGGGCCTATGACCTCCCTTCCCATGATCCGGTTGATCTCCTCCACGTCGCGGTCAATCACCTTCTGTATGTACTCTATCTCGTCTGGCTTAAGGTGTCTGAACCTGCCCTGGAGCTGCAGGAAGCATTTGACGTGCTTCCTCCTGGGCACCGGCAGTGTGACTCTGAACTCGCCGTTTTCGATTTCGTAGTTCACCCAGTAGCCCGTCTCTGTGGCCAGCTCCAGCACCCTGATGGCGTACTTGGGCTCGAAGCGCCAGCCTGGGGTACAGGACTGTAGCACGTGTATGAAGGAGGGGCCGTCCACCTCTATAGCCTTCTTGAACTTGTACACCATGTCGTGCACGTAGGCGGGATTCGCCGTGGCGACGTAGGGAATTCCGTGGGCGGCCGCGATAGCCGCCATGGGCTTCTTATGCCTCGTGTTGCCTGGCACCACCTTGCCCGCGGGCGATGTGGTGGCTGAGGCGCCGAATGGCGTCGTCCCGCTCCGCTGTATGCCGGTGTTCATGTAGCCCTCGTTGTCGTACATGACGTAGATCACCCTGTGGCCCCGCTCCAACATTCCGCTGAGGGCTTGGAAGCCGATGTCTGCAGTTCCTCCGTCGCCGGCGAAGACAACCACGTTTATCTTCCTACTGGGGTCGATAACGCCACGCCTCTTCAACGCCTTGATCGCGGCCTCTATGCCAGAGGCAACCGATCCGCCGTTTCCAAAAGCGACGTGGATCCACGGCACAGCCCAGTTGGTGCGCGGGTAGACCACCGTAGAGACCTCGGCGCAGCCCGTGGCGTTTACAACGACGGTGTCTGGGCCGAAGACCTTCAGCATGTGTCTTGCAATTACTCCGATAGTACAGCCGGCACAAAGCCCATGCCCTGGCAGGAAGAGCTCCTCATTTGGAAGCTCAAAGGTTGCATATTCGTACTGGCCCTCGTACTCCTCAGCAGCCTTTACCGCAGTTTTCACCATGTAGTTCTTTCGGATGTAGACGGGGATCTTGGCGAAGCGGCCTCCGCTACTCATAGCCGCCCCTCAAGCCGATTGTGTAGGTCTGGTTGGGGGCCCACAGCCCCTTGGCCACCTTCAGAGCCGCCTCATATATCATGTCGCTGTCTATTGCCCTCATGCCGATAGTCGCCAACGCGTTGTAGACAGGCCTCTGCAGAGTAGCTGCAACCTCAGTTGCCATTGGCCCTATAAGAGGTCCGCCGTGGTTGATCGCCCTATCTATTACGAAGACCTTATCTACTCTGTCAAGGGCCTTACGTAACTGGTGGCCGGGCCAGGGCCTAATGACGCGTAGTCTCAAGGCGCCGGCCTTGACGCCCTCCTCCCTAAGCCTATCTACTACCTTCTTCACCAAGCCGTATATGGAGCCGTAGGTCACTATGGCGAGTTCGGCGTCCTCCAGCCTGTATGTATGGAAGAGGCCGTAGCTCCTGCCGAACCACTTGCCAAACTCTCTATCCACCTCCTCTACAACCTTGAGAGACTCCCTCAGCGCCTCTGCGGCCTGCCACCTCACTTCCCAGTACCACTCCGGCGTTCCCACGGCGCCTAGCTGGAGCGGGTTGTCCACGTCTAGCTTAACCCAAGATCTGGTGATGGGGGCAAACCTCATGACGTCCTCCTCGTCCTCCGGCACGTCGAGCGGCTGGAGGACGTGGCTGGTCCAGAAGCCGTCGTAGGCCACCACGGCGGGTAGGTGGACCCTCTGGTCTTCTGCAACGCGGTATGCCTGTATAATCGTATCAAAGGCCTCTTGGGCATTTTGGACTATATATATGATCCAGCCTAACTCTCTCATGGTCATCACATCGCTGTAGTCGCCCCATACATTAATAGGCGCAGATATCGTCCTCGCCGCTACCCCCATGACTATCGGTAATCTTAAACCTACGGCGATGGGGAGGTTTTCGTACATATGCATTAGGCCTTGGGAGGAGGTCTCTGTGAAGGTACGGGCGCCCATGGCGGAGGCGCCTATGGAGGCAGACATCGCGCTGTGTTCGCTCTCCACTGGTATATATTCGGCGTCTAGCTCGCCGTTGTTTACATACTCGGCCAACTTCTCCACCACTGGGGTCTGCGGAGTGATTGGGTAGGCCGCGATGACCTCGGGTCTACACATCTTGACGGCTAGGGCAACGGCGTGGTTGCCCGTCAGCGCTATCCTCTTCTGGGCTATCTTCTTCTCTCTCGGGACTAGGGCTTGGGCCGTCATATCTCCCTCACCATCTGTATTGCCCCTGTTGGGCAGACCTCTGCGCAGACACCACACCCCTTGCAGTACTGGTAGTCGAAGTCGATGGCCTTGGTCCTAAAGACGCGGCCTCTAGGCCCCGGCGCCTCCCTCCAAGCCTCTATTATGGCGTCGTCTGGACAATACAGCCAGCACTTCCTACACATTATACACTTGGAGTGGTCTATAATGGGCTTCTCTATCCTCCAGCCGCCTGTGAGATACGGCAAGCTACTGCCGGGGCCGACGGCGCCGCCTTTATTCACCTGTTGCCAGCCCACAAGCTCGTAGGGCCCGGTTAGGAAGGCCGACGTGGTGGATATTACCCCTTTCGGCTTCGCGGAGGCGTCCACCTTCTCGGGCTTGAGGACAACGGCCACCTCGTAGGCCTCCTTCGTGGCGGCGAAGTTCTCCTCAACGGCCTTGCCCAGCTGGTTCTCAAACGCGGTTTTTATCGACTCAAGCCTGGGGAAGCCCATCACCTTGGAAAAGGCGCCAGCCAGCGGGCCGTTGGGCACGGGGAGACCCACGTGTTTCATGGCGATGCCGACAGCGTCTAGCACCACCACGTAGACGTCGTTTCTCCCCACCAGCTTCCGCACCTCCTCGGGCTGCTTAGCGCTGTTTACGATGACGTAGCCGCCGGGCTTCACGGCGTCAATGGCGAACCTCATGGGGTCGATGAGCTTGTCGTCGAATATGATGGCGACGTCGGGAGTCTTAATCGGCTCCTGATCCTCGATGGGGTTTTTATCTATCGTGAGGAAGGCCTTGACGGGCGCGCCTCTCCTCTCCGCGCCGAACTCAGGGTTGGCAATGGCGTAGAAGCCGTCTATCACGGCGGCGTTGGCGACTATGTAGGTGGCCGTGACGATGCCCTGGCCCCCGCGGCCAAGCCAGATCGTCTCAACCCGCATGTATAACCCTCCGTGCGGTCCTAATAAATATTTAGTTCTGTTTCCAACTACCTCTATGGTTAACCTAGTAGAAAATCTATGTTACAATAACGAACTAACATTATAGATAAGCCAGAGCGGAGCCGCCGCGCCTAGGGCCGCCACGGCGACGCCGACGGCGGCTGGAAACGCGCTACGGCCCTCCGGGATTGACTCCATCAGCCTGAAGTAGTAGGGGGCGACGGCAACGACGTTGACCAAGACATATAGGGCAAACAGCGGCCCCACCCTCTCCGCAGTTAGCAGAACCAGCAAGGCCTTAGGCCAGAATCCGAACAACGGCGGGAGGCCGATCTGGTGTAGCGCCAGGACCCTCGCCGCCCAGCGCGGGCCGCCTGAGCCGAGGGCGTAGAAGAGGCCCATCTTCCCGAAGGAGTCGGCGAGGACTAGCGCTAAGGCCACCTCGGGTGACGCCGGGTATATAAAGAGGGCGAAGCCCGAGTGGGCCACCGTCGAGTAGGCAAGTATCCTCCTCGCATCGGCACTGGTCAATGCGCCCAAGTTCCCCGTAGCCATAGACAGAGCGCCGAGTACATGCGCGAGGAGGGCGGGCGCCTTCGGCATAAACGCCAACAGGGCGAAGGCCGCAGACAGCTTGGGCAGGCTGGCCAAAATGGCGAGCCCCACCGCGTTTGTCCTCCCGTATACGTCCGGCACCCAGAGGAACATCGGCGCCACCCCCAGCTCCAGCGCAATCGCCAGGAGGATGTACGCCTCGCCGACGGGCGCCCCCCTCTGTCCCAGGCCGATGAATAGGAAAGAGGAGGCGAACACCGACACCACCATGTATCTGAAGAACCCCTCGAGGCTCCCCCTATCTCTAGCCGTCGCCGCAAGCGCCGCAGGCGCCAACACGGCAAGCACGAACCCCAAGCCCTTTAGATATGCCGCAGGGAGAAACATCAGGTAGACCCCCGTGAGGGAGAGCGCCGAGGCGAAGCCGGCGTAGTCCCTAAACACGCCGCCTCCCACAGCGGCCGCCGCCAGGTAGAAGGGGAGGGAGAGGAGGTACAGGGGGGAGATCTGCCACATGAGGAAGGCCAGCAACGCGACGTAGGCCACGTCGACGGCGGCGCCCCACCTGCCGAAGCCCGCCGCCACCCTCGCGGCGAAATACACCGGCAGGATGAGCTCTATGCCCGCCATAGCGCCACAGCCAAGAAGAAGGCAACTGCTATGCCGACGACGTAGAGGTAGTAGTCCAGCCTCAGCCCAGACACTCTCACGGAGGCTCTGCGCACGGCGTCCACAAGGCCCCCGTGTAGCGCGGTGTCGACCAACCAATCGACCACCGTCACCACGTCTACCAAGAGACGCCAACCGGGGGCAGCGGCTCTCAGCGCTCTGTCGACGAAACCGTCGAAGCCCGCCAGCGCCCTCCAGAGCGCCCTATACAGCGCGGGCCCCACGCGGTCGAACAGAACGGGCAGATAGAGCCTCCTCTTGAGGAAGGCGGGCTCGCCAGCGAACGCCAGCGCTAGGCCGGCCAGGGAGAGGAACAGAACCGGCTTGGGCAACGCGAAGAGTAGGAAGTTGGGCGCAACGACGAGCGCGAGGTAGGGCACCCACATGGGCTCCCACTCGGCCGCCGCCGGCTTCCTCAGTAGCTTCCCGAGGTAGCCCGCGGTTAGCGCCGAAACCGCGAGGGTCCACAGCGGCGCGTCGTTTTTAGCCAGCGCGCCCAGGGGCGTTATGCCGAGGAGCGTAAGCATGGACAACGCCACGGCGGCTTTGGCGGCCAGGGGGTACTCCTCGGGAAAGCGGCTGTGGCTGGCGTGGATGGCGTGGCCCACGGCCATGAACAAGGTCGCCTTGGCGAAGCCGTGGGCGTATATGAGGAGAAGCGCCTCGTGGGGCTTCTCAAGAGCCAGTGCCGTGATCATGCCGAGGTACGAGGCGGTCGACGCGGCGAGCATGAGCTTAGGCTCCCTCTGGCCCAGCGCGATTAAGCCGGAGACGAAGGCGGTTGCGGCCCCCACAGCGAGGGCAA
This genomic interval carries:
- a CDS encoding NuoI/complex I 23 kDa subunit family protein, giving the protein MIAHLKMFGVALKYVFQRPITVRWPEERRDYGDRMRGFIVNDRGKCISCQLCEAVCPAKAIKFHLEADGRRYPGIDWGRCILCGYCVDACPTGSLKYVNNTEIVWTDLNVYRKPAEMDPDDVAPLAGTKSLI
- a CDS encoding proton-conducting transporter membrane subunit codes for the protein MAGIELILPVYFAARVAAGFGRWGAAVDVAYVALLAFLMWQISPLYLLSLPFYLAAAAVGGGVFRDYAGFASALSLTGVYLMFLPAAYLKGLGFVLAVLAPAALAATARDRGSLEGFFRYMVVSVFASSFLFIGLGQRGAPVGEAYILLAIALELGVAPMFLWVPDVYGRTNAVGLAILASLPKLSAAFALLAFMPKAPALLAHVLGALSMATGNLGALTSADARRILAYSTVAHSGFALFIYPASPEVALALVLADSFGKMGLFYALGSGGPRWAARVLALHQIGLPPLFGFWPKALLVLLTAERVGPLFALYVLVNVVAVAPYYFRLMESIPEGRSAFPAAVGVAVAALGAAAPLWLIYNVSSLL
- a CDS encoding proton-conducting transporter membrane subunit; the protein is MATLELLLALAYAAALADLLAARGYAAVAASAAFLLGVLLGVAPSTPYLTAKYWELAAFVAGIYLTIVVYSHFYMRGFERPGWFWGWMGVFFASMELFLLADHWALLVVGWAGLDLASWGLILTYRDGYEMGYVGDGEYAAGMRWLWPPSASALRAILTVEVGTAALLIGLAAAAAQYGDFMSKWGPLGDVAAALILLAAFVKAAQLPFTDWLMTAMSAPTPVSALLHSSTMVKAGPILLLKLGDVMPHWAAGVALAVGAATAFVSGLIALGQREPKLMLAASTASYLGMITALALEKPHEALLLIYAHGFAKATLFMAVGHAIHASHSRFPEEYPLAAKAAVALSMLTLLGITPLGALAKNDAPLWTLAVSALTAGYLGKLLRKPAAAEWEPMWVPYLALVVAPNFLLFALPKPVLFLSLAGLALAFAGEPAFLKRRLYLPVLFDRVGPALYRALWRALAGFDGFVDRALRAAAPGWRLLVDVVTVVDWLVDTALHGGLVDAVRRASVRVSGLRLDYYLYVVGIAVAFFLAVALWRA
- a CDS encoding transketolase C-terminal domain-containing protein, producing the protein MTAQALVPREKKIAQKRIALTGNHAVALAVKMCRPEVIAAYPITPQTPVVEKLAEYVNNGELDAEYIPVESEHSAMSASIGASAMGARTFTETSSQGLMHMYENLPIAVGLRLPIVMGVAARTISAPINVWGDYSDVMTMRELGWIIYIVQNAQEAFDTIIQAYRVAEDQRVHLPAVVAYDGFWTSHVLQPLDVPEDEEDVMRFAPITRSWVKLDVDNPLQLGAVGTPEWYWEVRWQAAEALRESLKVVEEVDREFGKWFGRSYGLFHTYRLEDAELAIVTYGSIYGLVKKVVDRLREEGVKAGALRLRVIRPWPGHQLRKALDRVDKVFVIDRAINHGGPLIGPMATEVAATLQRPVYNALATIGMRAIDSDMIYEAALKVAKGLWAPNQTYTIGLRGGYE
- a CDS encoding thiamine pyrophosphate-dependent enzyme gives rise to the protein MVKTAVKAAEEYEGQYEYATFELPNEELFLPGHGLCAGCTIGVIARHMLKVFGPDTVVVNATGCAEVSTVVYPRTNWAVPWIHVAFGNGGSVASGIEAAIKALKRRGVIDPSRKINVVVFAGDGGTADIGFQALSGMLERGHRVIYVMYDNEGYMNTGIQRSGTTPFGASATTSPAGKVVPGNTRHKKPMAAIAAAHGIPYVATANPAYVHDMVYKFKKAIEVDGPSFIHVLQSCTPGWRFEPKYAIRVLELATETGYWVNYEIENGEFRVTLPVPRRKHVKCFLQLQGRFRHLKPDEIEYIQKVIDRDVEEINRIMGREVIGPVDPSLPCLTERK
- a CDS encoding 2-oxoacid:acceptor oxidoreductase family protein yields the protein MRVETIWLGRGGQGIVTATYIVANAAVIDGFYAIANPEFGAERRGAPVKAFLTIDKNPIEDQEPIKTPDVAIIFDDKLIDPMRFAIDAVKPGGYVIVNSAKQPEEVRKLVGRNDVYVVVLDAVGIAMKHVGLPVPNGPLAGAFSKVMGFPRLESIKTAFENQLGKAVEENFAATKEAYEVAVVLKPEKVDASAKPKGVISTTSAFLTGPYELVGWQQVNKGGAVGPGSSLPYLTGGWRIEKPIIDHSKCIMCRKCWLYCPDDAIIEAWREAPGPRGRVFRTKAIDFDYQYCKGCGVCAEVCPTGAIQMVREI